Proteins from a genomic interval of Periophthalmus magnuspinnatus isolate fPerMag1 chromosome 11, fPerMag1.2.pri, whole genome shotgun sequence:
- the myclb gene encoding protein L-Myc-1b: protein MPGVSSTAPHYDHWDMDHLDHYQHYFYDDPDEDFFKSTAPSEDIWKKFELVPTPPMSPIRAVEGSAKVGMLYPTLGDKLEWVSQFLGQDDEEQDTPCRVAASTESFGNLSSIIIQDCMWSGFSAGQHLERVVAAGERQAKLSGGAPVVAPPAVGKGGQCGAGDAPSLNALTADCVDPGAVFTFPLGGVSKKQVSSGSESHSESSDDEDEKEEDEEEIDVVTVEHKQQKRKPRRLVNSRKPVTITVRADPLDLGLKRFHISIHQQQHNYAAPSPDSAPAAPEPPRKRVRQETGAYGAQNSQQQQQPLPGHAPLNLDSRRCHVTSGAVRSESPDFSASSPTSSAASPSSPSSSSQTSPVKHLPPSHLSSPQSSDCEDTDKRKAHNFLERKRRNDLRSRFLSLRDEIPGLADCPKTPKVAILTRATEYLQQLHMSEKQKSAERKQLKAKRLQLLHRLAQLKRS, encoded by the exons ATGCCGGGCGTCAGCTCCACCGCGCCCCACTATGACCACTGGGACATGGACCACCTGGACCACTACCAGCACTACTTCTACGACGACCCCGATGAGGATTTCTTCAAGTCCACCGCCCCCAGTGAGGACATATGGAAGAAATTCGAACTGGTACCAACCCCACCCATGTCCCCCATAAGGGCAGTGGAGGGGTCCGCTAAGGTTGGGATGCTTTACCCTACGCTGGGGGACAAACTGGAATGGGTGTCTCAGTTTTTGGGGCAGGATGACGAGGAGCAGGACACGCCTTGCAGAGTGGCCGCCTCCACGGAGTCTTTTGGGAACCTGAGCTCCATCATCATCCAGGACTGCATGTGGAGCGGCTTCTCGGCTGGACAGCATCTGGAGAGGGTGGTGGCGGCGGGCGAGCGGCAGGCCAAACTGTCCGGGGGCGCACCTGTtgtggcgccccctgctgtggGGAAAGGCGGTCAGTGCGGGGCTGGGGACGCGCCCTCGCTCAACGCTCTGACTGCGGACTGCGTTGACCCGGGAGCTGTGTTCACTTTTCCCCTGGGTGGAGTCAGTAAGAAGCAAGTGTCGTCTGGATCCGAGTCGCACTCAGAGTCTTCAG ACGATGAagatgagaaagaggaggacgaagaggagaTCGACGTGGTGACGGTGGAACACAAGCAGCAGAAGAGAAAGCCTCGTCGCTTGGTCAACAGCAGAAAACCTGTGACCATAACCGTGCGAGCTGACCCCCTGGACCTCGGCCTGAAGCGTTTCCACATCTCCATTCATCAGCAGCAGCACAACTACGCCGCGCCCTCGCCGGACTCCGCCCCCGCCGCCCCGGAACCCCCGAGAAAGAGGGTGCGACAGGAGACCGGGGCTTACGGGGCGCAGAActctcagcagcagcagcagcccctCCCCGGCCACGCCCCTTTGAATCTGGACAGTAGACGGTGTCACGTGACCTCCGGCGCGGTCAGGTCGGAATCCCCCGACTTCAGCGCTTCCTCCCCTACCTCCTCCGCCgcctccccttcctccccttCGTCCTCGTCCCAGACCTCGCCCGTAAAGCACCTCCCCCCGTCCCACCTGTCCAGCCCCCAGTCGTCCGATTGCGAGGACACAGACAAACGCAAGGCACACAACTTCCTGGAGCGCAAGCGTAGGAACGATCTCCGCTCCCGCTTCCTCTCGCTTCGGGATGAGATTCCGGGATTAGCCGACTGCCCCAAAACCCCCAAAGTGGCCATCCTAACGCGGGCCACGGAATACCTCCAACAGCTTCATATGAGCGAGAAGCAGAAGAGCGCGGAGAGGAAACAGCTGAAGGCCAAGAGGCTTCAACTCCTCCACCGACTGGCCCAGCTGAAGCGCTCCTGA